A region of Vicinamibacterales bacterium DNA encodes the following proteins:
- a CDS encoding response regulator transcription factor, with product MPRILVAEDDADIADLVRHYLEKDGFTVESTATGRDVAARLAAAPSDLVVLDLMLPDVDGLTVCRTLRADPATAALPIIMLTAKAAESDRIAGLEMGADDYITKPFSPKELVARVKALLRRAERAVPSAGRLDYGPLAVDLDRHLVTADGREVRLTAKEFTLLRYLISHRGRVLSRDLLLSDVWDYSYTGGTRTVDVHVRRLREKLPFLVDALVTVKQFGYKLQDPAPTAAGQVRGD from the coding sequence ATCGCCGATCTCGTCCGCCACTACCTCGAGAAGGACGGATTCACCGTGGAGTCCACCGCCACCGGCAGGGACGTCGCGGCCCGGCTGGCGGCGGCGCCGTCGGACTTGGTCGTCCTGGACCTGATGCTGCCGGACGTGGACGGCCTCACGGTGTGCCGCACGCTCCGCGCCGATCCGGCCACCGCGGCGCTCCCCATCATCATGCTCACGGCCAAGGCGGCCGAGTCCGACCGCATCGCCGGCCTCGAGATGGGCGCCGACGACTACATCACCAAGCCTTTCAGCCCGAAGGAGCTCGTCGCGCGCGTGAAGGCGCTGCTCCGCCGTGCCGAGCGCGCCGTGCCGTCGGCGGGCCGCCTCGACTACGGTCCACTCGCCGTGGATCTCGACCGGCACCTGGTGACGGCCGACGGGCGCGAAGTGCGGCTCACGGCGAAGGAGTTCACGCTGCTCAGGTACCTGATCAGCCACCGCGGCCGCGTGCTGTCGCGCGACCTGCTCCTGTCCGACGTGTGGGACTACTCCTACACGGGCGGCACGCGCACGGTCGACGTCCACGTCCGGCGCCTGCGCGAGAAGCTCCCGTTCCTGGTCGACGCGCTCGTGACCGTGAAGCAGTTCGGCTACAAGCTCCAGGATCCGGCCCCGACGGCCGCCGGCCAGGTCCGCGG